A stretch of Plutella xylostella chromosome 10, ilPluXylo3.1, whole genome shotgun sequence DNA encodes these proteins:
- the LOC105385638 gene encoding rRNA N6-adenosine-methyltransferase Mettl5 encodes MSAVLKLKVLEGHLQELSGFSVPKLELEQYITPPHIAAVALYTIQTQYEGIEDKLVLDAGCGPGMLGLGAAMLAAGAVTAVDIDPDVLTTFRENVEEMEIANVDAVQCDFLGPCVGKWENYFDTVLMNPPFGTKHNAGIDMRFLQRGLDLSCDSVYSLHKSSTRSHIQKRIKEWGVKGSVIAELRYNLEASYKFHKQQSRDIAVDLWRLHHT; translated from the exons ATGTCAGCAGTGTTGAAGCTGAAGGTGCTGGAGGGGCACCTGCAGGAGCTGAGTGGGTTCTCTGTGCCCAAGCTGGAGCTGGAGCAGTACATCACTCCGCCGCACATTGCCGCTGTTGCTCTATACACCATACAG ACACAATACGAGGGCATAGAAGACAAGCTAGTTCTAGACGCAGGGTGCGGGCCGGGCATGCTGGGACTGGGTGCGGCCATGCTTGCAGCCGGGGCAGTGACAGCTGTGGACATTGACCCTGATGTCCTCACAACTTTCAGGGAAAATGTGGAAGAGATGGAGATTGCCAATGTAGATGCAGTGCAGTGTGATTTCCTTGGGCCTTGTGTTGGGAA ATGGGAGAACTACTTTGACACAGTTCTAATGAATCCTCCATTCGGCACGAAGCACAACGCGGGGATCGACATGCGCTTCCTGCAGCGAGGGCTCGACCTCAGCTGCGACAGCGTCTACTCACTGCACAAGTCTTCTACCAG ATCGCACATACAGAAGAGAATAAAAGAATGGGGAGTCAAAGGCAGCGTGATAGCAGAACTGAGGTACAACTTGGAGGCTTCATACAAGTTCCACAAACAACAAAGCAGAGATATCGCAGTGGATCTATGGAGGTTGCATCACACCTAG
- the LOC105385639 gene encoding putative aldehyde dehydrogenase family 7 member A1 homolog, which translates to MNRLVCRLLAFRVNTVPMSARSVSYLIEDPKYSFLKELGLEKKNPGVFHGKWTASGETIQSFSPASGKVIAEVQAGTPADYEQCAAAAQAAWHSWAELPAPARGEVVRQIGDALREKLQPLGQLVSLEMGKILPEAIGEVVEYIHVCDLALGLSRTLPGSIIPSERPGHVLLEKWNPLGVIGIITAFNFPVAVFGWNSAIAMICGDASVWKPSETTSLVAVAVTKIVESVLQKNNIPTAIASLCVGGKTIGEQLVKDERMKLVSFTGSTAVGQQVGVEVQRRFGRHLLELGGNNAIIVNEDANLDLLLSAALFACAGTAGQRCTTTRRLLIHKKVYSQVVSRLTKAFAGVVSKIGDPLLPETLIGPLHTPAAVENYKRTVAEVVKAGGKIEFGGKVIEREGYFVEPTIVTGLPHDSPLVKSECFAPIVYCIEVPDLDTGIQYNNEVEQGLSSSLFTENLGDVFKWIGPHGSDCGIVNVNIPTNGAEVGGAFGGEKATGGGRECGSDSWKNYMRRSTVTINYSGAIKLAQNIKFGDE; encoded by the exons ATGAATCGGTTAGTTTGTCGCCTGTTGGCTTTTAGGGTGAACACTGTTCCGATGTCCGCCCGAAGTGTGTCTTACCTCATTGAGGACCCAAAATACTCCTTCTTGAAGGAGTTGGGCCTCGAAAAGAAGAATCCCGGCGTGTTCCATGGGAAATGGACGGCTTCTGGagaa ACGATCCAGTCCTTCAGCCCTGCCAGCGGCAAGGTCATCGCTGAAGTTCAAGCCGGTACCCCCGCCGACTACGAACaatgcgcggcggcggcgcaggcggCGTGGCACTCCTGGGCCGAGCTCCCCGCGCCGGCGAGAGGCGAGGTCGTGAGGCAGATCGGTGACGCGCTGAGAGAGAAGCTGCAGCCGCTGGGGCAGCTCGTGTCGTTGGAGATGG GTAAGATCCTGCCGGAAGCGATAGGCGAAGTCGTAGAATACATCCACGTGTGTGACCTCGCGCTGGGCCTGTCCCGGACGCTCCCGGGCAGCATCATCCCCTCGGAGCGCCCCGGGCACGTTCTGCTCGAGAAGTGGAACCCTCTGGGGGTGATCGGGATCATCACCGCGTTCAACTTCCCCGTCGCTGTGTTCGGCTGGAATAGCGCTATTGCTATG ATCTGCGGCGACGCGAGCGTATGGAAACCATCAGAGACCACGTCGCTGGTCGCGGTGGCCGTCACCAAGATCGTGGAGTCGGTGCTGCAGAAGAACAACATCCCGACCGCCATCGCCTCGCTGTGTGTGGGAGGGAAGACCATCGGCGAACAGCTGGTTAAGGACGAGCGCATGAAGCTCGTGTCGTTTACTGGCAGCACCGCTGTTGGACAGCAG GTCGGAGTAGAAGTGCAGCGTCGCTTCGGGCGCCACCTGTTGGAGCTCGGCGGCAACAACGCCATCATCGTCAACGAGGACGCCAACCTCGACCTCCTTCTATCCGCCGCGTTGTTCGCCTGCGCCGGCACCGCGGGGCAGAGGTGCACTACTACCAGGAGACTACTCATTCATAAGAAG GTGTACAGCCAAGTAGTGTCTCGCCTCACGAAGGCGTTCGCCGGCGTGGTGAGCAAGATCGGCGACCCACTGCTGCCAGAGACGCTGATTGGTCCGCTGCACACGCCGGCCGCTGTGGAGAACTACAAGAGAACCGTCGCCGAGGTGGTCAAGGCTGGCGGGAAAATCGAGTTTGGAGGGAAA GTGATCGAGCGCGAGGGCTACTTCGTGGAGCCGACCATTGTGACGGGCCTGCCCCACGACTCCCCGCTGGTCAAGAGCGAGTGTTTCGCCCCTATTGTCTACTGCATAGAGGTGCCGGACCTCGACACCGGGATCCAGTACAACAACGAGGTGGAGCAAGGACTGTCTTCTAGTCTGTTCACTGAGAACCTTGGAGATGTCTTCAAG TGGATCGGCCCGCACGGCTCCGACTGCGGCATCGTGAACGTCAACATCCCCACCAACGGGGCCGAAGTGGGCGGGGCCTTCGGGGGGGAGAAGGCGACGGGGGGCGGCCGCGAGTGCGGCTCCGACTCGTGGAAGAACTACATGAGACGCTCCACCGTCACCATCAACTACTCTGGAGCCATCAAACTGGCGCAGAACATCAAGTTTGGCGATGAATAA
- the LOC105385641 gene encoding UPF0545 protein C22orf39 homolog, whose product MPEPSENKAEDNKKDESTEPQNHTPEIPVDEKWLIRECDLYKDEYKECTSIRGRFHQYFIYGDVLNCNQWKKDYDNCCKWTDKEDTKAGLAVIESEKERRMQRLRAHYRNDIWKKRDGPPPDWSAPLPDWMVKRDANTYLAARAQEMREGKPEEEPYKGYCSIM is encoded by the exons ATGCCAGAGCCCTCAGAAAACAAGGCTGAAGATAACAAAAAAGATGAATCCACAGAACCTCAAAACCATACACCAGAAATACCAGTAGATGAAAAGTGGCTG ATAAGAGAATGTGACCTATACAAGGATGAATACAAAGAATGCACAAGTATACGCGGCAGATTTCACCAGTACTTCATTTATGGAGATGTCTTGAACTGCAACCAGTGGAAGAAAGATTATGACAACTGCTGCAAGTGGACAGATAAGGAAGATACAAAGGCTGGG CTAGCAGTAATAGAGAGTGAAAAAGAACGGCGCATGCAGAGACTAAGGGCGCATTACAGAAATGATATCTGGAAGAAGAGGGATGGCCCTCCACCGGACTGGTCCGCCCCTTTGCCTGACTGGATGGTGAAGAGGGACGCCAACACTTACCTCGCCGCCAGAGCACAAGAGATGAGGGAGGGGAAACCTGAGGAGGAGCCTTATAAAGGATATTGTAGTATTATGTGA